Within the Hevea brasiliensis isolate MT/VB/25A 57/8 chromosome 2, ASM3005281v1, whole genome shotgun sequence genome, the region GTGGCTTTGGCGAGCTTTGGGGATAATTCAACTtctagaggcttcctcataaatttttaaaatttttgagacacagataaactttgggtaagattattttcattatttctcagtcTGTGGTGCTTAAATGTAGTGTttcttaaacaaaaaaaattctaagaaaaatatatgatgaaagtaaaattatttggagatattctatggcatttgttgaatttttaagtgattgtggaatatttttgaaaaatatatatgggttttagttagatttttagcatctgAGCATATAAGATCATCTGAATTtatggtatttaaattttatatgattggttgaagcttgagaattgagagttaaatatgtgaatgttgaattgggttgaattaggaaCATGTTAAGTATTGAAAACTTATAGAATTAAGTAATAATCTTgactaaaaaattcataaaatattcatgggcgattagaaaattacaattccttttgAGATAGCTTTATAATCTTattaaggaccgtggggcaaaattttagaatttttagagcttgtttgaatggatttttacaaaatgtcaattataaggactaaaatataatttttcaaatttatgactattgtctgatgttgatgagatgtgattatgGAAACTGGTGAATTAGAAGCGTTATTTGGATCTTTTTataggttggataggtcctaggtacagaGAAAATTCTGTcgaattttcggcataaattaggatgtgtttgcttctttaaatttatttttatttgaattagtaCTAACaaattcacaataaaattatgtaggtgatcagggtcaaTCATCTTTTTTCACCCAATCTCTACAGTAGTCTCTGGTGTACTATGAGTAGAtactgattttaattataatttcaatattattatatatatattcaagtatgcccatgcaccACTTATAAATATAGTTATATAGTTAATTACTAGGCACGCTCTATACTACATTGTATTTATGTGATGAattgttttatggtaatttgaagtagtgtgcgtgtgttggcgtgtgTGTGATGTGTGATATTAgttatggacaggatgggtagacgcggctggagcttgactcgctaggacttgatcctttatggataagtcggggtaagcACGGCTCGAGATAATCTCGCTGGCCCCTGTTTTTggtctattaagagaaagtctggcttgGGATGTACTCGCTGGCAgggggttggatttaagagggctgtataggggatcagctcccatatatatatatatatatatattgtttgaacactatatgggtgcgtgagtgctctaaattacttTTTGTTTGTTTATgaagtgatttgtatgaaaactatgaaggtattgcattccactctttaggatgcattagctttagatagttatagaaattgtacttaaaatctgtattttactctctgagtcgaacgcccactcctgttcaccatattttttcagATTGTAGGAGGAGACCTTTTTTAGAATAACCTGCttctttcctcgcaggttatcaataattacttaattatattattattctctaaatttgtaatttagaactctgcatgtaTTAACAGTAGCATTAATCTTGTCAGGGACTATATGAATTttagtttttgtattaataaatgaaaattttttatgatttctaaatagtttgtaaatgatgtaacatgGTAGAACTGTGTTTCCCTAATTTTAGTTCATGATAATATTAGGTTAAGTTggtccgaaataaaattataatagtttaatttattttattttatatacatGTGGGGCATAAATTATGGGCCTGGTAATGGGTTTGGGAAtaataaggcttactacgggcctcagaggCTTTATGCCGATCCAAGTCTTAGTGTCAGTTtggcccataggttaggtcgtgacacAATTATTAACTAAATTTTTGCCCATAGTCCTGTattcttttttaataattaaataatatataatctaTAATATGTAAAGTACAAATGAAGAGGTAAACTTATAAACGGataaaaatattcttaatttttatattatataaatatatatattattttttattatttaaattaattttaaagtttataaaaTCTTAAAATTCTTTGTCTTATTTGTATTTAActtttacttaattaatttttttattgtcacacagaaaaaaattataaaaaagaatTAATTACCATCGAAAAAatctttttctttaaaaaaaatctaacttccatattttaaaataaattatcaattttcatagaaagaattaattaaagaaaTGATTTTCAcaacttttgaaaaaaaaaatcatcaatgcAAATTGAAACTTAAAGTGTTTTAATTTTGTTCTTTAtggttttatttcttttaaagttttaaatattaaaatttattattttattttaatatatgaaaaatatttttttataattcaaaaataaaaatttataaaaaaattaataaaataaaaaaaaaacatctttttttaaaaaaattataactttcatgttttaaaaaaattattgattttCATATATAAAAGAATTAACTGGAAAAACATGCATGAGtttctaatttttaaaaaaattttataaactcaaagtgttttaattttatttgttacgtttttttttctaaaaccattttttacttaattaataaaatttattgcttTATTATaatatgtgaaaaatatttttattataatccaaaataaaaatttataaaaaaataattaaaatcataaaatcatttttttaaaacaaatcataccttccatattttttaaaaaattttgattcttataaaaaaaattaactaaagaAAATGAGTACAtaacttttaaaataatttatttatacgaATTGAAACTcaaagaattttaattttatttttcataatatttttcTCTTCTAATGCCATTATTTtgcttaattattaaaatttactaatttattatagtatatgaaaaatattaatGATAAGgacatatattaataaataaaataatgcatgattttatttattatttatgaaattaataaattcgttgcataatttataatttaactttttattaatatattattatttctttaattaatttataatactatattatttctttttattaataaattatatatatataagtaaaataatcaatttaatttattttcttatttaaatttttaagttttatcttataattatttttctatttttgtttttaatttttctaccaaattttattttaaattgtcaATTAACTTGGTGATAATATATTAGAATTATTTCAATAAGAACTAAAATGAacatattataaatataattgattataaatattttttacatttttgaacaatacttttaaaaaataataaaagattaACAATGGAAATAAAAGATTTTATTTCCATTGTTAATTTATTATAGTAATATTTCTTAAGCATTTTttgtatagttttttttttattataaacacTATTACTTTAGAACAATAAGTGATTTTGATTGACATATTATTCTTTCATTAtagatattattattatcatcgtCAAGATAtgtattgttcaaaacaataaaAATGTGTATTGttaacattattttaaaatattataaaataatatctatgcatttttcataatatttatttagagTTAGTTATATATTAaatgtttaaataaaaattttaaaatattagaatatAAATCaactttattatattaaaaaaggaatttttataaaatttttattatttatattcttaaataaaaaaattcaaaacgcaacatattaaaaatttgtttttaaaaattaatatattataataatattatattatatacaaaaattaacagaaaattatgtgtaaaaaaattaaattatggataCATATATAATGAgtataaataatatacaatatatattaaaaaaatagtaaatatataatatataaggagatttaattattaaatatataaaattcatttcatGTAGTGATTCATTAACAGATCGAATTTAAGGAAGAAATTACTGATATGTGATTGTGGCGGTGACGATCAAGAAAAGCAGTAGCCAATAAAAGGTTAGGTAGTCCATTCCGTACTCTTGGCTCTTGCTCTCTGGGACGGTGACTCTCTTGCAAACTTCATTTCTCTAGATAAGGATTGAGACTAGGGACAGCATTCGACAATTCATTTAATGCACAAAATTTAGACATCTAAGCTCACAGCCCCACACCAACCTCTGATATTGAATGAGCTCCTaccaactcttatgatctgtctgCCGATTCAACAAAAGCCACACAAATTCCCACGATCTGCCAGCCGGTGTTTCACCTGATCACATTCAGATTTGGCTTGTCAGGTTAACTAAAGATTatgccaagaaaaaaaaaaaagatttatcttatctcagagTCTTATTacatgtgatttttttttttaatcttatcaAAGTAGGCCATTCATGTCATTCTATATGAATTTaaccataattaataaaatgtggAAAAGGTATATTTATCAATTTGGCAAATTCTCAGAGCAACAATTTGCTTGTTCTGTTTGTTTAGACAGAAAGTTAATGGGGTAGAAGAAGTTGATAGGAAAATTTTCCCCGGTGAATTCAACAATCGAGAGGCAAGAGAGAGTTTTTGTttatcctcttttttttttctgttttccTACAGATAAATTGCAGATATATATGAAAAGTTGATCCCTGTCATCTCCAAATTCAcctgtgaaattgcctttttgaaaCAATAGCAACCTATCCTGGTTATATttctgaaaataaaataatttccgGGGAAATTGGCAtggaaattgtgttaatttaggGTATTGCACACGGTGATCAACACTGAAAATCCATGGGATGGGACTGTAAATTTGAAAACCACACTAACTCGTTTCCGCTTATGAataaacaagaaattaaagtTAAGTTTAGACATACAGCCCAGAATCTAATGAGCCCTGACAAAGAAAATACTCAATTCTGGCCCTGGTGCACCATCAGGATTAATCATATACAAAGCTTCAGAATCCTTGGATCCCACCACTCTCTCAAACCTTGCCCTTATGTACGTCAATTCACCATCTGCTGTACTTTCCTTCTCATCTGGGCTTGGAAGAACACCTGCACCCATCGAAACGCCCCTCAAAAGCTGCATAACGTGAAGCTCATCATCAGACATTTGCTTCCTTCTAATAGAGTAGCCTATCTTTCTTCCATTACAATAAACAGCCCACACAAACTCTTCCAGCACTTTCTTCTTATGAGTCTTGGTCTCGCTCTCTAGCGCGATTCTTACTATATCAGATGCCATTTCTTTGTGAAAAGCACTCGTATGGATCGGTAGTTCTATAACAAACATTGGCACGCAATGAGGATCCTCTTGAATGGCTAGACTTACTCTCCCTTTGCGATATCCGAAAAGGGTACCTGTAGTAGCATGGTCTTTAAGTAAAGGTTTTCGAGGCCTGCCAAGAAGTGCAACCATCTTGCAACCTGAGGTTAACATGGGGAAGAGCTTGAACATTTTAAGAAGCCCCCCGGAACTAGATTTTGACCGTTTCTCGCCGGCGGTTTTCCGGAGCAAGGATAGTATGGCTGGATTGTCCATTTGGAAGTAAGGGCTAGAATGCACAGGAGGCATTGTAGGATTTCTGGTAAAAGGGTCTGAAATTAGATCAAGAAATAAAGAATTAAGAGAGAGGTGTATTTGAGCTAGTGACAAGCTATAAGATACATATAGAGGGATGGAAAAGGGGAGTTAGGGAAGGTGATTAGAGTTGGATTGTCCTTGCGAATCTCTTTGAAGTGGGAAAGAGGGAGGAGAGACCCCTCCAAGTTGGttgagagaaaaggaaaaatgagcAGTAATGGTTTGATGTGACCAAGTTTAGTGATGGAAAAAGAGATGGGGAATTGAATGTGATAAGATAAGAGAGGCCGGACCACATAATGTGGGGAAAAAATACTCATAAAGATGATAAAAAAAGGACTCTGCTAATGTTGGCTTGGGCATGTGCCTCTCTGATCATTACTTAGGGCATCAACATCATTTGCTTTATGCTTTTCCAAACGCCATCCCAAACTCTCACTAATTATTGAGGTGCAGCTCATCTTTCCTTCTATACATTTTCTCCATTGGAAATGTTTTCCCTACTTTTACTTATAGGTGACTTCCTCTTTCTTTTGTCCTCTTAGTTCACTCTCTTTTTCTGTGTTAAGGCCAACTTAGTTTCTTTCTTTAAAGCAGTAATTTTTATCTGTTGTGAAAATGTAATCAAACTGCTATTTtacattgcaaaagaaacagatATAACGATTTTCAAACGGTTATTATTTATGACTATGGCTTAAATATATATGGCAACAATTTTCAATTGCTGCCTTAAATCCATTAGGTAATAGCGGACAATTTTATCCTGCTCTGATAGTTGGGAAATCATAATCATAGCATTAAAAATTTctgatctaattaattaattaattgattcgtTTACAAACACAAGTTGATTCTTAAGTGATCTCCATACACATGTAATATAGCATAAATGTCCAAACAAAAACAAGTCAGTGTCCAAGATGGGGTCCTTAATTTGAAACGGACTAAATGGAAACAGGAAGCATTGTCGGCATCGATGGCCATGGTGCATCATGAACATTTTGACAAGTACTAAATAAAAATTCACTGAGCATACTAGCTAGGGATCTTTTCTATGATTTCTGTAAAAAAAATATACTATAAGGTTAAAAATAACAGTATTAATCAATgagtttaaatttaataatattaaaattgattTGTGAGGTTTAGATTCGAGTCCGACGAAACGAATCGAAAACAAACAAAAATGGTACTGTCTGGAAATTGGTTTGAACCATCCTCAACATTCTGCTGGCCATCTTAGTGAACATAGAGAATCGTCATTCATCAAGCACATGCAGTGATTGGACAAAAGGTTATATTTACACAAATCATACTTGACGTGTAAGACCTACGATGCATTGCCAAGAAGGAGCTAGCTGGGGTTTGCCtttcattttatattttttgATTAGAGGAGTCATATTTCTTCATTGATGCAACATAAAGGTGCAAGCACGCATGATCCAATGACTTGAAACAGTATCAAAGCCCAATTTCTTTTGAGGATATAAATCAGCAGGCTGCAGCCAAGCTCACTTTAATATTACATAACACTATAACTTGAAAAGGATGGATTTGATGTTTTTGGCTTGCAAGATCTTCTTTTGATCATTTGGAAAAACTTTATTCATCCATCATTCATTTTCTAGTTGCTTTTAGAGTCAATGACTTGGAACATAATTTTGAAAAATGCATGTTGTAGGAGAGTTTCAAATGGATTAAAGTGATCTTAAAATGATTCCATAATCTAAGCTGCCTTTGTCGTTGCCCTCTTAATTATTGTGGCTGTGATGGGATTGCATGGCCTTAATTGATTGTTCCTCTGTCAGTTTTCACTTATCTTTGAGTTCAATCTATGTGACATTTAACTGCTTTTGGCTTAATTTCAATCGATTTAAGAGGGAAAGAGGACCTTCATGTAATCTTGTTTGATTTTTAGATCATGATTATTGATGACCCACTGTGAAAAAACCAAAAACTCTAGCTTGTCTTGGTGTTAATTGCTGATAGGAATTGTTTATCAGAAGCTTTTTACAAAAGATCTAACTGCATattataatgaaattaattacTAACAAACAAGCCAcaaatatttcaaaaattttcttgatATCTTATTGTTTGTGGGAAGGCATTATTGGTTACAACTAACAAGATGCGCAAACAATGCACCATGGACTTTGCATCTAAAGCTTCATCAAACTATATAAATTaggataattattttttttttagaatttgagGCCTTATAGTTTTAAAGATGACTCTAATATCATGAATTAAAGCTTATTGGCTAGGATAACCATCTTTAATAATATTTTGATAGCTTTTACTTTTAAAAGGGTGTTTATCTTAATTTATAAGTTAGACAAATcaatttttaagttttttaaaaaaaaaactaactcaAATACGGATCTACTACATATTGAGTGGGTAAATTAGACCcgttcaatttaaaaaaaaggaaatcacatatatatatattaaattactcgtataatcattaaaataattttatcccattaaaatatttaaaatgttatcatatttaataaattttgacttattattttgataattgttatacttattatataataattagtatttaaattaatctaaattaataataattacttaTTGTTTTGATAGTTAACATGTAATATATTAAAAATCTTGTGTATCCATTAGTTTGTTGGCTTCTGAAATTAGCGTTGATATTATCTGTGCAACAATGATGATTATAAAGACTCCGTTTCGGAATCAAGTAAAATATTAGTTATTAAATGATTATTTGATTACacgtatcaaaaaaaaaaaaaaaccttctcaAAGACAAtcctaaatttaatattatagcaaaatttattattttatgaaaatttttttactCGATTATTGTTACATATTTGcatacattattattattttttttcagtgGATAGTTTATTATTGTGAACAATATTTTCTTTCCTCTAAATTaagcaaaatattttttttttcatcgtATTAACTTAATTTATTGACTCTATTTTtggatttatctatttatttataataattttttaatttataaattgataaattgggcttataaattaaaaaaataaattgaaatgacccaattttttattttgatacttataagttaatttgattaaatattttattatattatccttatttaattttttaaattttatatataaatcttatttaattttttttatcattttaataataaatatacttataattgcttataaatattttaatcaaatacatatttacttaaaattttaaatatttataaattcaaATTAGCTTTAACGTTTATAAGCTAATTTTGAAGGTATTGCCCTACTAGAATTGATGTACATTTTTGTTTAGAATACAGAAGGAAATTGCTGCAAAGGCTTTTCCTTTGAGTTAACTCATCATAATTAAAAGGAGACTCAGAAAAGTCTTCTTTTGTATCTCACTAAGGAGACTTTCATCCTTGAAATGTTCATGCTATGATCCTTGTGCTTGCCAACAAGGTTGAAATTTGTAGTGCTTTTACGCCCCATTTGGATGGTCTCCATTATATAAGTTCTATGTTCTCCATTATATAATTCCCCTGTTGAACCATAATTGCGGACTGCCACTGTGTGATttgtttgatttaattaaaaaggTTCTTCTTTTTTAATacactttaattttattattttaaaagcttgaaattttTTAATGATTTTACACTTTAGTTCCTaatcataaaattataaaattttcattacaCATTAGCCCATTAGATTATATTTTGGTTcttaacatactaaaattaaTACTACATTAATTCCTATATATAACAGTCCCTCAAAAAGACCttgtgtttttttttcttttttagattttcattaattatactaaaattactaattttaaaataatagaaattaatatatatatatataacagaaAGGTATTTCAAGAGATCGACATATAGCATTGTTTTTCATGGTATTGCTATATGGTATTGTCCATAGTATTATTAAAtgacattttttatttaattctcttATATTTGTATATAACCAAATTTtgacatttaaaataataaaaataatgacaTGATTGAAACAGTTTCAAATGATTTTATATCTTTaagtaatatttttattatattactatatttttatcatttttattgtgaaattttcattaaaaagtttgaaaaataaataataaataaaacatatgagataatatttaataaaatataaaaaaactaataaaaatttaagacgttatttaacatatatatatatatatatatatatatatatatatatatatacatattatttcTAACCACTTGCATTAATATGGATGATTctctaattaaatatatttttaggcaaaatttaaggttattattattattattattattattattatcattattattattattattatcatcgtCGTCGTCATCATAGTGGGATTTGGGTCTTCTAACGTTGTTGAAATTGCCACTTATAAGTAATGTAACCCAAGAGACCTTTTTATGAGCACTCTCTAATACTCCTTTAGTTATCAGagggttaaaattattttttagaaaaaatttattttaaatactatttaaaaaatagtttggacaaaattattttttattttagtgttcttattaataaaatttaataaatgtgattttaaattattttttaattaatatatttaaaaatatttttttttcttaatacgGATTCTTAGCATGGACAGACTTAGGCCCATTTACAAGTTACAACCCAAATTTAGTCGGAGACTCGGCGTGGAGAGCCTGCAGTTTGGAAGGGCGCGACAAGGACGCGAGCTGTGCAACATCAAAACTTTCCCGCCATTTACATAACCTTCCCAATCAAGACTATAATCCCTGTCCGATCACTCCGTCTCTGGCCCTTTCTTGTCACCAGCGAGCGACTGGGTTAGGGTTTTCTCTTCTCCTTTGTGATCTTTGCCTTCTTTCAAtagaagaatgatttttgaggttTGCTTTTTGGAATCCTCACCTGGTATAGATATTACGTTTCTAGTTTTGCACGGACACCTGGATGTTGAGTTGAATGATGTTGGGAGACAGCAGGCAATTGCAGTAAGATAATGTTCTTGTGTTGTTTGGTTAATGAGGAATATTTTTTTCCTATTCAATTTGCTAAATTGCTGAATTGCCTCCTTAATTTCCTTTGAAGGTGGCTGATCGGCTTGCAGAGAAAAGGGAAATCTCAGCTGTTTTCATATCTGATTTGAAGCGAGCTCGTGATACTGCTCACGTTATAGAAAGCAGATGCAATGTTCATATGTTTTGGTTTTCAAATAATTCTCTTTCACATTCCTTCCCTTGGAGATTTTTATTTGAATATGAATCTTTGTTGTCCCACAAGTTAGATGTTTGTGTTGCTTTGTTTTGTTatagatttttctttttctgtgAAAGAGAGTGTTTTGATGTTTCTGATCTATGATCAGATTCTTTGATGTCTAGTCCGTTTCAATACAGagatttgaaattcaataatttattgtGTTTTTCATTTATACAGGCATCTCTTCTTGGGTTTTGACAGAGACCTCGCCATCTTATTTCTGATAAAAAAACAAGCTTCCAGTTCCCCACATATCAGAAGAGAATTAGAAGGGGAAAAAACTTATTGCTTATTGCCTACATTGAGAATAAGAACTAAAGACCTGTTTAATTTGTAAAGAAGATAGGGAATACTGATTCTGAGAGATATTTGAGTATCATTTAGAAAATGATAGGATCCTGAAACATTTATTTCACAGTTAATTGTTATtggaaaaattttcaaattagatcATGGAACAATTACCATCTATGAAAAATTTGGGAACATATGCCATGTGATTGTATTTTGTTGGTATCGGATGGCTTAGCATGTTTGAATGAGATTGTGATGCTATTTTCTTTTGTATTTTACCTTGATATTTAATATCCTCATTTGTTATTTGCAGCACCAAATTATCTTTAGTTTTTCATTTTCCAGCGTATTGAAGATCCAGAGATACGAGAAAGACATCTAGGAGATCTTCAAGGTTTTTCTATGCGTGAGGCAGCTAAACTTAAGGTCGATGCTAATAAAGCATCTTTATCATCAAGGGCAGATCAAGAGATCCCAGTACGTGATTTCTTATTATTTAATAGACACAAAGAATGTGGTTAATTGTTAATGCAGCTAAAACTGCAAACTTCCAGTTCTTTAAAAGCATTCAtttcattgaaaattttttccCAATTTGGTTTTTGAGCAGAATTAGCACTTTGGCGTGAGGTCTGTACTGGAGTAGTAGATCACTACTCATTTAACTTTCTTAATGTGATTTTGATCATTCATGATCTATGCTTGCGTTCGTTTCAACTACTATAACTAATTCATTTGATCAGATAATAAGATTGTTCATTTCATTTTGTTGTAATGTGCAGGGTGGTGGTGAAAGTTTTGATCAACTTTTTCACCGTTGCACATCCTCATTGCAGAAAATCGGAAGGAAGCATAAAGGTTTACCCCATGAGACAGATTCTTAGTGTTACATTGACCATGCTATACATTTTCTCAATCCATATAAGTTTGTTGGACTTGCTTCCTGGAATAAGCATTTATTTCCTGCTTCAATTTAAACTGCCACACAAAACCACTCATGTTGGAGTTGGACTATAAATACAGGTTTAGAGAATGTGCATTTCGGGATTCTTTCTTGAGAGATATAGTTATCAAGCAAATTCCATTTCAGGACAAAGATTGGCAGAGTTCACTCATGGTGGAGTCTCAAAAGCATTTCACAAGCGCGCTGCTCCAACAGCGGAATTGCCAAGCAAGATTCAGAATGCATCTATAAGCATATTTGAAATAGCTGATGAGGAAGGGTGGACCATCAAAGCCTGGGGTGAAGTTGGCCATCTAAGCAATACTGGGTTTCTTGAGACTGCATTTGGAGGAGACGGAAATTCTGGCTAGCTAACCCGCTTTCGGTGCTTAATAGCTAGATTGCCTTGATACGTCCATGGGCTTTCCTCTGTACCGTAACTAATCATACTACCAGCAGTCTGTTATATAATTTCAGCGGTGAAAGTTAAACTAGGTGGGAATTGACTGGTAATTACGAGTATtcttgatacggtgtgtccgcaagtgcacgggtcacagtagtatagttttaaaaaatgatatcgatcccacatggaattgtgcttaaattggaaataaaagtataagctaattagaatgacaaaaattaaagatgtaaaatgaaatttggaattaaaattggtatttgaggaattaaaactaaatcaaacaattaactaaaattaattaaactagattaccaaaaaattaatttgaaatttctatttatgaaatttgagaggaattaaatctaaattcaataaaaaataaagtgattctagagattggatttaaattggatttaaatttaaattggatttaaattgaaattgctatttatgagatttggaggatttaaatctaaattcaatgaaaattaaattgattctagagattggattttcaatattatttgcatgtggtttatccttaatttagccaaacacatgagaattgcaattttgagggaaatcaattcttaaatttttgaaacatttttcaagcatttcaaagttggttttcattaaatcaaaccctgttttcacggtatttcaaacctaacaaaaacccatttaaagctctaattgatttttggaaagttccccttaatcctcttagcttatctctaacaccaagaaaataaagtttattgcaagattatctatccctaatattcacttttcagtccatctattaaggattaaagcttaacttaatgagggcccattcatcaagcaaggcaacaagctcacaa harbors:
- the LOC110647996 gene encoding protein MIZU-KUSSEI 1, translating into MPPVHSSPYFQMDNPAILSLLRKTAGEKRSKSSSGGLLKMFKLFPMLTSGCKMVALLGRPRKPLLKDHATTGTLFGYRKGRVSLAIQEDPHCVPMFVIELPIHTSAFHKEMASDIVRIALESETKTHKKKVLEEFVWAVYCNGRKIGYSIRRKQMSDDELHVMQLLRGVSMGAGVLPSPDEKESTADGELTYIRARFERVVGSKDSEALYMINPDGAPGPELSIFFVRAH
- the LOC110647994 gene encoding phosphoglycerate mutase-like protein 4, with translation MIFEVCFLESSPGIDITFLVLHGHLDVELNDVGRQQAIAVADRLAEKREISAVFISDLKRARDTAHVIESRCNRIEDPEIRERHLGDLQGFSMREAAKLKVDANKASLSSRADQEIPGGGESFDQLFHRCTSSLQKIGRKHKGQRLAEFTHGGVSKAFHKRAAPTAELPSKIQNASISIFEIADEEGWTIKAWGEVGHLSNTGFLETAFGGDGNSG